In the Nocardioides panaciterrulae genome, ACGCGTGGTCTACGCCAGCCCGAACGCGCTGTCGGTCTACCGCCGGCTGGGGCTCTCCGGCGACCTGGCCGGGCTGTCCCTCGCCGAGCTGACCCGCCAGCTGGTGCCGCCGCGGCGACGGCCCGACGAGGAGACGCTGAGCGCGGTGCTGGGCGGGCGCGCGCACCGCGACACCGAGATCGGCTCCGACGAGGTGTCGCTGATCGTCCGGTCGATCCCGCTGCGGCCCCAGGGCGACCACATCGGTGCGCTGGTCCTGGTGCGCGACGTCACCGACCTGCGTCGCCGCGACCGGGAGCTGGTGACCAAGGACGCCACGATCCGCGAGATCCACCACCGGGTGAAGAACAACCTGCAGACGGTGGCGGCACTGCTGCGGCTGCAGGCGCGGCGGATGGACTCCGAGTCGGCCCGGGCGGCCCTCGAGGAGGCGGTGCGCCGCGTGGGCTCGATCGCCCTCGTCCACGAGACGCTGAGCCAGGCCGTCGAGGAGCAGGTCGACTTCGACGAGGTCGCCGACCGGCTCGGACGGATGGTCACCGAGGTCAGCGCGGTCGGCAAGCCGGTGCTGGTCCGTCGCGTCGGCTCGTTCGGCGTGCTGCCGTCCGAGGTCGCGACCGCGCTGGCGATGGTGCTCACCGAGGTGCTCCAGAACGCGGTCGAGCACGGCTATCCCGAGGACCGGGCCGGAGAGGCGCGGCGCGGCGAGATCGTGGTGACCGCGCGCCGGTTGGTGGGCCGGCTGCACGTCAGCGTCGAGGACGACGGACAGGGGCTGCCGGAGGGGTTCGACCTCGACGGGTCGACGAACCTGGGGCTGTCCATCGTGCGGACCCTCGTGGAGTCCGAGCTGGGGGGACAGCTGGAGCTGGGGCCGGCGCCCGGTGGACGGGGGACACGAGCCTCGCTCGACGTCCCCCTCGACTGAGGCTGGTGACCGCGCGCCCCGGACCCGGGACGGGGGATCAGGCGGTGCGCACGCGGGCCCGGGCGTTGCGGCGCTTCAGCGCGCGGCGCTCGTCCTCGCTGAGCCCGCCCCACACGCCGTGGTCCTGGCCAGCCTCGAGCGCCCAGGCGAGGCACTGCTCGCGCACCTCGCAGCGACGGCACACCTGCTTGGCCTCCTCGATCTGGAGAATGGCCGGACCGGTGTTGCCGATCGGGAAGAACAGTTCCGGGTCCTCGTCGAGGCATGCGGAACGGTGGCGCCAATCCATGGCTGGGTGATCCCTCTTTCCGTGTGGGTTCGAACAGGCCAGGAATGATCACAGCCCTGCGGGAGCGCGGTGAGGCGATGTGGGTGAAGGCCTTCACGCAGCGCGTCGACTAGCGTGGCAATCTTTGGACCGTTAAACAAGCCCTGGGGCCGGGTCTGTTTGGTCACAAGCGTCACAGCGGCGGGTGCTTGACGCCCTCCCCGGGCCGGTCGGCCGGGGGTCGTCTCCTACGCTGGCGCCGTGGATCCCCGGCCTGACGGCAGCCAGTTCAACCAGTCGCCCCCGCCCCTCCTCGTCGCCGCGTCGCTGGTGGCGGTCGAGGGGCTGATGCTGCTGGTGCTGGCGGGGCTGGAGATCGCGAGCTTCTCCACCGACCGGATCGGCCTGGGCCTCACCACCTCTGCCTTCTTCCTGCTCTACGGCGTGTTCCTGTTGTGGTCGGCATGGTCGGTGAGCCGGCTGCGCAGCTGGGCGCGCAGCCCGATCGTGCTCTCCCAGCTGATCGCCCTGGGCATGGCCTGGAGCCTGCACAGTGGCGGCGCGGACTGGGCGGCGATCGGGGTCGGCGTGGTGGGGGTGATCGCGCTGGCGGGCATCCTGCACCCGGCCAGCATCGACGCCCTCGCCGACCGGCCCCGCGACTGACCGCGGCCCTGCCGCCCCGGTGCCAGCAGGGCGTCAGGAGGGCGTCAGGAGCGGGAGGACTCCTCGAGCGAGGTCCGCAGCTCCACCAGCGTGCGGTTCAGCAGCCGGGAGACGTGCATCTGGGAGACCCCGATCTCGTCGGCGATCTGCGACTGGGTCATGTTCCGGAAGAAGCGCAGCAGCAGGATCTTCTTCTCCCGCGGTGCGAGTCGGTCGAGCAGCGGCTTGATCGACTCGCGGATCTCGACGTGCTCGAGGTTGTGGTCGTCGACGCCGATGGCGTCGAGCATGGTCGCGGCGCCGTCCTCGTCGTTGTCGCTCGCGTCCAGCGACAGCGTCGCATAGGCGTTGCTGGACTCGATGCCCTCGACGATCTCCTCGACCGTGCAGCCGATGCGCTCGGCGAGCTCGCGAGGCGTGGGGGAGCGACCCAGGCTCTGGGTCAGCTCGGCGGTCGCCGTGCCGATCTGCATGCGCAGCTCCTGCAGCCGCCGGGGCACGCGGATCGCCCAGCCCTTGTCGCGGAAGTAGCGCTTGATCTCGCCGATGATCGTCGGCGTGGCGTAGGTGGAGAACTCCACGCCCCGCCC is a window encoding:
- a CDS encoding histidine kinase N-terminal domain-containing protein, which encodes MPSLSELVRSHTDLDVDDVAWLQLLQADWQIIADLSFADLVLWLPDREGQGFWAGAQMRPTTGPTAYVDDVVGTFVPAGRRPMLDAAWTQGRLVREGDPEWRDDVPVRVETIPVRRGARVIAVVARNTNLLGVRTPSRLELSYLQTAADLTQMIAHGYFPDQGPRSDHADSPRVGDGFLRVDAQGRVVYASPNALSVYRRLGLSGDLAGLSLAELTRQLVPPRRRPDEETLSAVLGGRAHRDTEIGSDEVSLIVRSIPLRPQGDHIGALVLVRDVTDLRRRDRELVTKDATIREIHHRVKNNLQTVAALLRLQARRMDSESARAALEEAVRRVGSIALVHETLSQAVEEQVDFDEVADRLGRMVTEVSAVGKPVLVRRVGSFGVLPSEVATALAMVLTEVLQNAVEHGYPEDRAGEARRGEIVVTARRLVGRLHVSVEDDGQGLPEGFDLDGSTNLGLSIVRTLVESELGGQLELGPAPGGRGTRASLDVPLD
- a CDS encoding WhiB family transcriptional regulator; amino-acid sequence: MDWRHRSACLDEDPELFFPIGNTGPAILQIEEAKQVCRRCEVREQCLAWALEAGQDHGVWGGLSEDERRALKRRNARARVRTA
- a CDS encoding RNA polymerase sigma factor SigF, translated to MALDHAQDEKPADARTSAVEATRRRSAELFVDLRDEEAATPTRERAREELVHLHLPLVEHCARRFRNRGEPFEDLVQVGTIGLIKSIDRFDSGRGVEFSTYATPTIIGEIKRYFRDKGWAIRVPRRLQELRMQIGTATAELTQSLGRSPTPRELAERIGCTVEEIVEGIESSNAYATLSLDASDNDEDGAATMLDAIGVDDHNLEHVEIRESIKPLLDRLAPREKKILLLRFFRNMTQSQIADEIGVSQMHVSRLLNRTLVELRTSLEESSRS